The segment CGGCTCCCGCCTATGAGAGCGCCGAGGGCAGCCTGGCGGTCGCGGCCGACGGCGTCCTGCGCGACACCCGGTCGCTGCGGACGGGCCGGGTCACCCCGGAGCGCACCGCGCTGAGTGTCGTCGCCCCCGGTGACGAGCGGCGCATCCGCACGCTCGACCTGACCAACCCGGGCCTCGGCACCGCCTTCACGGTCACCGAGGACGCGCCCTGGCTGACGGTCGGCCCGGCCGGCGGCCAACTCGACACGGGCGCCCGCGCCACCCTCACGCTCACCGTGGACACCGCGGGCCTGGCCCCCGGGACCGTGCTGACGAGCGCCGTCCGCGTCGATTCCCGCAGCGGGCGGACGCCGGTGCTTTCGATACCCGTGACGGTCGTCGTACCGCGCTACCTCACCGCCCTCGACACCGGGGCCAGGGGCGGTTCCGTGGACGCCCTCGGCGACGCCTGGAGCCCGGACCGCGCGTACACCAGCGGTACGTACGGCTACCAGGGCACGTCCGGCACCCGGTCCACCACCCGTACCATCGCCGGAACCCCGGACCAGGCGCTGTTCCGCACGGCACGCGAGGGCATGTACGAGTACCGCTTCGACCAGGTGCCCGACGGTGTGTACACGGTGGAGCTGGGCTTCGCCGAAGTGCAGTCGGCCCGGCCCAACAAGCGGGTCTTCGACGTTCTCGCCGAGGGCACCCAGGTGCTGCCCGCCCTGGACATCGCCCTGGAGGCGGGGTCGTACACGGCGGTCCAGCGCACCTACAACGTGACGGTCACCGACGGAACGCTGAACGTACGCTTCGTCGCCCGGGCCGGTTATGGAAAACCGCTGGTGAACACCCTTCGGGTGACGGACCGTCCGGACCTGGCACCGCCGGCCCGCGCCGCCCGCTGACACCTCGGTGACGGCCGGCCCACGGCCGGCCCCACCGCCCTGCCCGGTTCCCGCGAGGGGGCCGGGCAGGGCCGTGAGCCGTCCGGGTCAGGAGTCCACGCCCAGATGACGGCCCGCGGCGGCCGGAAGGGGATAGGCCCGCTCCGGCGGCAGCAACTGCTTGGCCTGCGCGGCACGTCCGGCGCCGACGAGGTCCGCGATCCGGCGGACCTTCGCGGTCATGTCCGTGATGTCGGTGACCCACTCGTCGGCATAGTCGCGGATCAGCCCGCGCCCCACCCCGACCTGGATGCTGTAGTGGTTCAGCGGAGCGCCCCGCAGCGAACGCTCCGGATCCCACTGCACATGCACGGCCGCCTCGGCGAGGGCCGCCGGGTCACCGGTCGTCAGCCGGCCCCGGGTCAGCGCCTCTTCCCAGCCGTCCCGGGTGATCCGGACCGCGAGCACCCGGGTCTGCCCCGGTTTGCGGGCCCAGTTGCTGCGGTGCATCAGCCACAGGAACGATGGTTTGATCCATGTCATACGGGTGTAGGAGAAGGGAGCCGTGAAGCGCCCGGCCCGCAGGGCGGCATCGGCGATGGCCGGCGAGTATGCCTGGTAGACCACGATGGTCCGGTCGTCGAAGTCGGCGCGGATAGGGTACTGGGATGTCATGCGTGAACACTGTCATCAGGCAGTACGGGCAGGCCACCGGTTTTCATCTTCCCGGGCCTCGTGGATCCTGGTTGCCCGGCCCCCTCAGGCCAGGACGTTCACGGCCCTGGCGATGACGAGTCCCAGGATCATGAGGGAAAGGACGGACTGGACGGTCATGACGCACTTGGCCCAGAGGGCGAGTGGCATCACGTCGGTGGGGCTCAGCGCGGTGGAATTGGTGAACCCGAGATAGAGGTAGTCGACGTAGCGGGGGCGCCAGTGCTGGGCGGCCAGTTCGGGGCTGAGCTGCTGGGGAAAGGCGAGCGCCGGGGTGGGAGGCATGTGGTGGGCCCGGGCGGCCGGGCCACCGCTGTCGAGCTCGAAGTACAGGAGTGAGAAGGCGAGCACGGTGGAGATCCAGACGCTGCCGCCGGCCAGCAGAAGGGCATTGGCGGAGCTGGTCTCGTTCCCGCCGTGGATGAGATCGTCGATCAGCTGGATCGTCGACCAGATGGAGCTGCCCGCGAGGACGACGACCAGGGCGATCGCCATGGACCGCAGGATGGTGGAGCGGCGGCTGATCCGACCGGGGTCGCCCGAGATCAACGCCACCAGCAGCAGCCCTTCGGCGACCGGAAGCGCCCATCGGGGTCCGAGACGCAGGGCGTCGGGGAGAAGCAGGGTCAGTGCCGCGGAGGCGACGACCGCCGCGGCCATCGGCCAGCGGCTCTCGGTGTGAACAGCGGCTCTCCGCCCCGGCTTCCGCGAGCTCCCTCGGTCCGTGTCGGACGGGTTCTGTCCGGTCACGGCCGATGGCCTCCCGGGCCGGACGGCAGCTCAGATCGCATGCTCTGC is part of the Streptomyces qinzhouensis genome and harbors:
- a CDS encoding DUF4291 domain-containing protein, which produces MTSQYPIRADFDDRTIVVYQAYSPAIADAALRAGRFTAPFSYTRMTWIKPSFLWLMHRSNWARKPGQTRVLAVRITRDGWEEALTRGRLTTGDPAALAEAAVHVQWDPERSLRGAPLNHYSIQVGVGRGLIRDYADEWVTDITDMTAKVRRIADLVGAGRAAQAKQLLPPERAYPLPAAAGRHLGVDS
- a CDS encoding DUF1345 domain-containing protein codes for the protein MTGQNPSDTDRGSSRKPGRRAAVHTESRWPMAAAVVASAALTLLLPDALRLGPRWALPVAEGLLLVALISGDPGRISRRSTILRSMAIALVVVLAGSSIWSTIQLIDDLIHGGNETSSANALLLAGGSVWISTVLAFSLLYFELDSGGPAARAHHMPPTPALAFPQQLSPELAAQHWRPRYVDYLYLGFTNSTALSPTDVMPLALWAKCVMTVQSVLSLMILGLVIARAVNVLA